Genomic DNA from Lactococcus garvieae:
TGCGAAATAGTCATGCTCAAGATATTTATCAAAGTAAGAACCATCAGCATAAGCGGATTTATCAAAATCTTTGAAGGTAGTTTGACGCTCAACAGCAAGTGTGTTTGAAGCCACTAAAGTATAGTAGTTCAATAACATAAAGTAAACACTTGTGAAGTCTACAGCAGCTTTACTGTCATAATGAATATGGTTTTTAGCAAGGAAAGAGTGTAGTCCCATGGCTCCAAGACCAATAGCACGCATTTCATCATTTCCTTTACGAACTGTAGGAACAGAATCAAGGTTTGATGTTTCGGAGATGAAAGTTAAAGCACGCACCATTGATTCAATTGAGCTACCAAAGTCATCACCAGAAGTCATCATGTTCATGACATTTGTTGAACCCAAGTTACAAGCCACATCAGTTCCTAATGTTGAATAAGTTTGATCATCGTTAAGCACTGAAGGAGTTTGAACTTGAAGAATTTCAGAACACAAATTACTCATTGAGATAACACCGTCTACGGGATTAGCCTTGTTCACAGTATCAACGTTTACAATGTAAGGATATCCTGATTCTTGTTGCAGTTTTGAGAGTTCTTGTTCCAATTCACGCGCACTAATTTTGATTTTACGAATCTTATCATTAGCAAGCATATTATCATATTCAGCAGTGATATCGACATGGGCAAATGGCATACCGTATTCTTTTTCCACAAAGTAAGGTTCGAAGAGATACATATCTTCGCCCTTAGCAGCGAGTTCATAGAATTTATCAGGGACAGTTACACCGAGGGATAAAGTTTTCACTCGGATTTTTTCATCCGCATTTTCTTTCTTCGTTGAGAGGAATTCCATGATATCAGGGTGGAAAATTGAAAGATAAACGACACCCGCACCTTGACGCTGACCGAGTTGATTGGCATAAGAAAAACTATCTTCAAAAAGTTTCATAACGGGAACGACACCGGCCGCAACGCCGTCATAACCTTTGATAGGAGCACCAGCTCCACGTAAGTTTGTCAAATTAAGTCCGACACCACCACCATTTTTAGAAAGCTGAAGTGCTGAATTAATCGTACGTCCAATAGAGTTCATATCATCCGTTAGTTGTAAAAGGAAACAGCTGACAAATTCACCACGACGTTTACGTCCCGCATTAAGGAAGGTAGGCGTTGCGGGTTGGTAACGACGGTTCAACATTGCAAAAGCAAGGTTGCGTGCAAGTTTTGTATCGCCATCGGCCATGTAAAGAGCATTCATAAGAACACGATCTTCAAAATTTTCAAGATAAAGCGTGCCTTCATTGTTCTTCATAGCATATTGGTTATAGAACTTATAAGCAGCCATGAAACTATCAAAGTGAAAACCGAAATCTAAGAGCTCTTGATGAAGTTCTTCGATGAAACGCATTTCATATTTGCTGATAAATGCTTCTTCTAAATAATCTTCTTCTAAAAGAGCAGCAATTTTTTCCGCATAGGTATCTTTTGTGAAAGTATTTGGCTCAACATTTTCCTTGAAGAAAGCAGCGATTGCTTCCTTGTCTTTTGCTAGAGGAATTGAGCCATTGACTGGGATATTGATTTGATTGTTAAGCGTAAAATACGTAACATCTTCAAGATTTTTAAGTGACATATATTTCTCCAGGTTCTTTAGACCACATGTTAATAATTTATTTTTAGGTATTATTCTCGTTATTTGAGACTAATATTTGCACCAGAGTCAAGTCGTGCAGCGATTTCTTCAACAGCAGCTACATCGCTTGGCGTGCCGTTAAACTCGAAATCGTAAACAATAGGAATTTGAAATTGTGCAGAGAGCTGTTTGGCGGTAAAAATATATAAAAAAGCAAAATTACGATTTCCCGTACCGATGATGCCTTTACAATAGCGAGCATTATCGGCATAAGCCATGAATTCAAAGACAGGGTCCATGATATCCATGCTTCTTTCAGCGCCTGGGGTTTCATCTGCATAACTCGGTACAACCAGCAAGAAGTCTTCATTTACTTCAAATTCTGGATCATTCGGTAGAATTTCCTCATGGTTCAAGTTGGTTTTATTGGCAAAACGACGTGTTTGCCCCGTTATACTGAAATAAATTAGTTTCATGCCAATTTTGCCAATTCACTTGGATTGAAACCAGAGAAAGAAACGTCTCCTTTAACAACAACAGGAGCAGCACGATAACCCATATCAAGAACTGTTTGAATAAATTCTGGTTTTTCATCAATGTTGATTTCTTCAAAATTTACGGTGTGCTCAGTGAGCCATTTTTTAACCATTTTACATTGCATGCAATTGTTTTTTGAGTATACAGTGACCATAATTGTTCTCCAATTTTTCTAAAAAAATTTATTTAAAGTATACTGTTATTTTAGTATAAAAAAAATACCTAGTCAAATGATTGATACTAGATATTGTGTGCTTGAATTATGTAAAATACTATATATTGTGTTGTTTGCTAAGGTTGAGACCAAACGGTACCAAAGACTCTTCCTTATTTTTTATTCTTTTAATATTACTTTTATGGCGAATAATTATAATGGAGGCTAAAGCCAAAATGATGAGTGAAAAGAGCGGATCATAGTCGGGCACAATAAAATGAAAATACGGAAAGATAAGGACACCTATTAGGGCAGCCACAGCTCCTAAAATAGAAGATAGACTGATCATGCTAAAAAGATAAAGGACAAGGAAGAAAACCACAGCAAGATAAAGAAGGAAGAGTGGATTAAAGCCTAGAATCACGCCCGCAGAAGTTGCGACAGCTTTACCGCCCTTAAATTTGTCAAAAATGGAAATCGTGTGTCCCACTACCGCAAGCAAGCCAAAAATAAGAGGAGAAATACCATGAACATGGAAAATAAGAGGAAGAAGTGTTGCTAAAGTTCCTTTAAGTAAATCAAAGGTGAAAACGATGATACCCGCTTTTTTCCCAAGTATACGGAAAGTATTTGTTGTACCTGTATTGCCAGAACCATAGTCATGGAGATCTTTCTTAAAGAAAATCTTTCCAATCCAGAGACCAGCAGGAATCGCTCCTATAAGGTAAGCAAGGATGAGTAAAATTATTGTAGTCATATCAACTTTCTTTTATGTTTATAATAACTCCACAATTATAACACAAAACTCTATGATATTTGCCCTTTATTTTGAAGAAAATTTTTTCAAATTTGTATTATTTGAAAGAAATAGAGTTAAAAGACTGGGAGAAACCTTCTTCTCATTCATAAAGACTTTTGACAAAGGCTCTTTAAGAATGTAGAATAGGAAAGATGAATATTTCTGCTGGTTAGACTGGCTTAAATGGAGAATAATGAATGGTAGATATAAATAATTACGACGATAGTGCGATTCAGGTCTTAGAAGGCCTTGACGCCGTAAGAAAACGCCCGGGGATGTATATTGGTTCAACAGATTCAACTGGTTTGCATCACTTAATCTGGGAAATAGTCGACAATGCAGTGGATGAAGCCCTCTCAGGATTTGGGACAAAGATAGCTGTAACATTAAATAAAGATGGTTCTGTAACAGTTGAAGATGAAGGGCGTGGTATGCCTGTAGGTATGCATGTGACTGGAAAACCAACTGTTGAAGTTATTTTCACTGTACTTCATGCCGGGGGAAAATTTGGTCAAGGTGGGTATAAAACATCTGGTGGTCTACACGGTGTAGGCTCATCAGTAGTCAATGCTTTATCCAGTTGGCTCGAAGTAGAAATTACTCGTGATGGCGCAGTTTATCGTCAACGTTTTGAGCATGGCGGTCATCCTGTAACGACATTAGAAAAAGTGGGTAAGGCAGCAAAATCAAAAACAGGTACAAAAGTTACGTTTATGCCTGATACAACTATCTTTTCCACAATCGAGTTCAAGTATCAAACTATTTTTGAACGTTTGAATGAATCAGCTTTCTTACTAAAAGATGTGACACTTTCACTGACAGATAACCGTGGTGAAGAAGAAGTAAGAGATGAATTCCACTATGAAAATGGTGTTCAGGATTTTGTTAATTATCTTAATGAAGATAAAGATACCTTGACCCCAATTCTTTACTTTGCAGGCGAACAAGATGCTTTTCAAGTTGAAGTAGCTTTGCAGTATAATGATGGCTATTCAGAGAATATCTTATCTTTTGTTAATAATGTTCGTACAAAAGATGGTGGTACGCATGAAGCAGGATTAAAAACAGCTTTGACTAAAGCCATGAACGATTATGCGAGAAAAACTGGACTTCTGAAAGATAAAGATAAAAATCTTGAAGGCTCTGACTATCGTGAAGGTTTAACTGCTGTTTTATCTATTTTAGTACCTGAAGAATATCTACAGTTTGAAGGACAAACGAAAGACAAGTTAGGCTCTCCGTTGGCCCGTCCTGCAGTCGATGCTTTGGTATCAGAAAAGCTAACATTTTATCTTTTAGAAAATGGGGAACTCGCGCAGAATCTGATACGTAAAGCAATCAAAGCGCGTGAAGCGCGTGAAGCTGCACGCAAGGCGCGTGAAGAGTCAAGAACAGGCAAGAAAAACAAAAAAGATAAAGGACTTCTTTCAGGAAAATTAACGCCTGCACAAACGAAAAACCCCAATAAAAACGAACTCTACCTGGTCGAAGGAGATTCAGCCGGGGGCTCAGCTAAACAAGGACGTGATCGTAAGTTCCAAGCCATTTTACCGCTACGAGGTAAAGTCATCAATACGGAAAAAGCTAAGATGCAAGATATCCTCAAAAATGAGGAAATCAACACCATGATCTATACAATTGGTGCAGGTGTCGGTGCTGATTTTACACTTGCTGACCGTAACTATGATAAAGTTATTATTATGACCGATGCGGATACAGATGGGGCCCACATCCAAACACTGCTTTTGACATTCTTTTATCGTTATATGAAGCCACTTTTGGAGAATGGTCACATCTATATCGCTCTTCCACCACTTTATAAAATGAGTCAAGGAAAAGGGAAAAAGGAAAAGATTGCTTACGCTTGGACGGATGGTGAGCTAGAAGAACTCCGTCAAAGCTTTGGTAAAGGTGCGACACTTCAACGTTATAAAGGTCTGGGTGAGATGAATGCAGATCAACTTTGGGAAACAACGATGAACCCTGAAACACGTACATTAATACAAGTTACTATCGATGATGCCGCACAAGCAGAAAAACGTGTGTCTGTCCTCATGGGTGACAAGGTTGAACCACGTCGTAAGTGGATTGAAAATAATGTTAAATTTACTTTAGAAGAAAACACGATTTTTTAAGTAACAAAAATATTTTTTTAGTATAGAACTTAGAAGGGAAATAAAATGGTGCAGCATTACGTTGTATTTGACTTTGAAACTACAGGTCTCAGTCCTCAAAAGAATGAAATTATCCAAATTGGTGCAGTCAAGTATGATGAAATGCACCAAGAAATTGACCGATTCAATCAATTAATTAAGCCGACACGCTCTTACCTTCCAACAAAGATTTCCGAGTTGACGGGGATTTGGCCTTCGGCTTTATTGAACCAGCCGGTTCTTGCAGAAGTCTTACCAGATTTTATTGCTTTCTCCAGTGACAGCCTAATGGTGGCACACAACGCGCCATTTGATGTTAGCTTTCTTTATCAGGCAATTGTGGATTGTGAGCTTGGGGATACTCCCCACTTTAAAGTGTATGATACACTTTCTGAAGCTAAAAAGTTGTTGCAAATGCCCAACTATAAGTTAGAAACATTCAAAGATGTTCTCGGAATAGAGTTACGTAGCCATGATGCGCTTAACGATTCCCTTATCACAGCGAAACTGTATCAATATTTACAGGAAGTGTCTCAACCACCAAAACCAAAGCCAATACCTACTGATAGTTTACAACTAGATTTGTTTGGCGAAGTAGACACAACTATAACTGACGAACTCCGCCGAAAACTAAACTTACCAATCACGAAAGATTTGGTTTATTACCGTAAAGATATCACACGAAACTGGCAAAAATTTGAAGTTACTGGTCTAGCAATTACGGCTGCTTATTCGACAGGTTATAGTCTCACTGCTACACTTTATAATAATGAAAAAGTAACGATTCATTCTGATTTTTTGAAAGAAATGCAGAAAGCTAACTTTATAAATGAAATAGGAAAAGAGGGATAGTAAATGGCTTGGAAAATTAAAAACTTTGAAGAACTAACAAGAACGGAACTCTATAAAATTTTGGCAGTCCGCTCTGAGGTTTTTGTAGTAGAACAAGAGTGTGCTTACCAAGATGTTGATGGCAAAGATCAAAAATCTTTACATTTGTGGCTGGAAGACAGCGCAGGAGTAGTTCAAGCATACTGTCGTATTTTGCCTTCTGGCCTTTCCTATCCAGAAGCTTCTATTGGACGAGTGTTAGTCAAGGAAAGCCAGCGGGGCAAAGGAACGGCACGTAAAATGTTGGAACAGGCTCTTGATTTTCTCGCTAATGCGTGGAGAGAACCATCGGTTCGGATTGAAGCACAATATTATTTGCGACAATTTTATGCTTCGTTTGGTTTTATTGAGGATTCTGAACCATTTTTGGAAGATGGAATCAAACATGTTGAAATGATTTTAGACTTGAAAAAATTTGCCTCTTAAAAAGCATTTCATTAACTAACAAAAATAAATTAGATAAATGTCGGAGGATTTATGTCTAATATACAAACTCTACCTTTAGAGGATATTATGGGCGAGCGTTTTGGACGCTATTCAAAATATATTATTCAGGAGCGTGCCCTGCCTGATATTCGTGACGGTTTAAAACCTGTCCAACGTCGTATTCTTTATTCCATGAATAAGGATGGCAATACTTTTGACAAATCTTACCGTAAATCAGCAAAATCTGTAGGTAATGTTATGGGTAATTTTCACCCGCACGGTGATAGCTCTATTTATGATGCCATGATTCGCTTATCGCAGGATTGGAAAATGCTCGAGCCCTTGATTGAGATGCATGGGAACAATGGCTCAATGGACGGTGATCCACCAGCTGCTATGCGTTATACGGAAGCTCGCTTATCAGAGATTTCGTCTTACTTGCTGAAGGACATTGAAAAAGACACGGTCGCACATGCTTGGAACTTTGATGATACAGAAAAAGAACCCACTGTCCTTCCCGCGAATTTTCCTAACCTACTCGTTAATGGATCAACGGGGATTTCTGCTGGTTATGCAACAGATATCCCCCCCCATAACTTGGGCGAAGTCATTGATGCAACGGTCTACATGATTGATCATCCCAAGGCGGATGTGGATAAAATAATGACCTTTATGCCAGGCCCAGATTTTCCTACGGGAGCAATTATTCAAGGACGTAGTGAAATTAAAAGGGCTTATGAAACAGGTAAAGGACGTATTGCAGTACGCTCAAAAGTTGAAATAGAGAAGCTTAAAGGTGGACGTGAACAACTTATTGTCACTGAAATTCCTTATGAAATAAATAAAGCAACTTTAGTTAAACGTATTGATGATGTTCGTGTGAATGCGAAAGTTCCAGGTATTTCAGAGGTCCGTGACGAGTCTGACCGCGAAGGTCTACGTATCGCGATTGAGTTAAAAAAAGAAGCAAACAGCCAGTTGGTGCTTAACTATCTTTATAAAAATACTGATCTGCAAATCAATTACAATTTCAACATGGTAGCTATTGATAACATGACACCACGTCAAGTGGGCGTCTTGCCGGTTCTCCGTGCTTATATCGCTCACCGTCAAGATGTGATTGTTAAACGTTCAAAATTTGACTTGAGTAAAGCTGAGAAACGTTTGCACCTTGTTGAAGGTTTGATTCGGATGGTTTCAATCTTGGATGAAGTGGTGGCTTTGATTCGTGCTTCTGAAAACAAATCAGATGCTAAAGAAAACCTAAAAATTAGCTATGCTTTCAGTGAAGAACAAGCAGAAGCTATTGTAACTTTGCAACTTTATCGTTTAACCAACACCGATATCGTGACTTTGGAAAATGAACAAGCAGAGTTAGAAGCAAAAATATTAGAACTTCGTGCTATCATCAATGATGAACGTACACTCTTCAATTTGATGAAGCGTGAGTTACGTGAAGTGAAGAAGAAGTTTGGCAAAGCAAGGCATTCAGAGCTTCAAGATAAAGTGGAAACGATTGAAATTGAAGCACAACAATTGATCGCAGAAGAAGAAACGGTGGTTTCTGTAACACGTGGAGGTTATATCAAACGAACATCACCACGTAGTTTTGGATCATCAAATGTTGAAGAAGTCGGTAAGCGTGAAGATGATGAACTGATTTTTGTAAAAGCAGGTGCGCGTACGACCCAGCATTTACTCATGTTTACCAGTCTGGGAAATGTTATCTATCGTCCTGTGCATGAATTATCCGATGTGCGTTGGAAAGACATTGGCGAGCATATCTCGCAAACTTTAAACAATTTTGCAAGCAACGAAGAGATTCTCTTTGCACAAGTTCTTGATAATTTTGACTCTGCAATGAACTATATGGTAGCAACTGCTGCTGGCCAGATTAAACAAGTTGAACTGTCTTCATTTAGCCCTTGGCGTACCTATCGTTCTAAATCAATGGTTTATGCTAAATTAAAGGGTGAAAAAGACGGTATAGTGGCTATTGAGCCGATCACCAAAGGAGATGCAGATGTGATGCTCGTCTCTGCAAATGGTTATGCTTTGCGTTTTAATGTATCGGAAATTCCAGTTGTAGGTGCTAAAGCAGCAGGAGTTAAAGCGATGAACCTGAAGGCAGGAGACAGTGTGAAAGCAGCCTTCTTTGTGCAGACAGACAGCTGGTATCTCTTGACACAACGTGGCTTTATAAAACGTGTGAAATCTGATGATATTCCAGAAACCAGCCGAGCAAACCGAGGACTTCAAGTCTTGCGTCCGCTTAAAAATAATCCACATACGGTATTTGGAGCGGGCAGTGTGATTAATACAGGCAAAGTTCCCCTTTCAGAAACGGTAGATTTATTTAGCCCTGCTGAAGTAGAAAATACTACTGACGATAAGAGTCAGATTTTAGAAGTTATTTCGGATCTTGGGAAAGTTTATTTAACTGAGCTAACAGACCTAAATCTTTCAGACCGTGCAAGTAATGGTCATCCTTTAGCAGAAGATATCTCACGCGTAATTGAAGCAAAAATAAAATAGAATACAGTCCTCTCTGAGGTCTGTTTTTTCTTTAAAAAAGAAATGCAAAAAGAGGAGAAAAGAAGTCTGAAACCTATTTCTTTTGGCTTAATCAAGCGGGCTCACTAAGGGACACAAAAGGAAGATAAAAGATTTAAAAACAACTGTAAACAGTAAGAAATTGTGGTATAATAGAGTCAGTGTTTACACATTGAAAGAGGAGAACATGGAAGATAAAAATATCATAAATGTCAATCTTGCTGAGGAGATGAAAACCAGCTTTCGTGATTACGCTATGTCAGTTATCGTGGCTCGCGCCCTGCCTGATGTACGTGATGGTTTGAAGCCGGTTCATCGCCGCATTCTTTATGGAATGAACGAGCTTGGTACTACACCTGATAAACCCCATAAAAAATCTGCCCGTATCACCGGGGATGTTATGGGTAAATATCACCCACATGGAGACAGCTCAATCTATGAGGCAATGGTACGTATGGCTCAATGGTGGAGTTATCGCCACATGCTTGTGGATGGACATGGGAACTTTGGTTCTATGGATGGCGACGGTGCTGCGGCTCAACGTTATACCGAAGCACGTATGTCAAAAATTGCTCTGGAAATGCTACGTGATATCAACAAAAACACAGTTGATTTTGTTGATAACTATGATGGTACAGAGCGTGAACCTGAAGTCCTTCCTGCCCGTTTCCCTAACCTTTTGGTCAATGGGACAACTGGTATCGCTGTGGGTATGGCTACAAACATTCCTCCACATAATTTGGGTGAAACGATTGATGCTGTAGATTTACTTATGGAAAATCCAGAAGTTACGACACGTGACTTGATGGAAGTTTTGCCTGGACCAGACTTTCCCACAGGGGCTTTGGTTATGGGTAAATCAGGTATTCGACGTGCTTATGAAACAGGTAAAGGATCTATCACGCTTCGTGCTAAGACAGAAATTGAAGAGTTACCTGGTGGAAAAGAGCGCATCGTTGTGACTGAATTCCCTTATATGGTAAACAAATCTAAGGTCCATGAGCATATCGTGCGCTTGGCTCAAGAAAAACGTATTGAAGGCGTTACAGCCTGTCGTGATGAGTCAAGTCGTGAGGGAGTACGTCTTGTTGTAGAAGTGCGTCGTGATGCATCTGCACATGTTATCTTAAACAACTTGTTTAAACTTACTCAACTCCAAACTTCATTTGGCTTTAATATGTTGGCCATCGAGAATGGTACTCCAAAAATTCTGTCCTTGAAACAAATTTTGACAGATTATATTGCTCACCAAATCGAAGTTGTAGAGCGTCGTACGCGATTTGATAAAGCCCGTGCAGAAGCTCGTGCTCATATCTTAGAAGGCTTGCGCATCGCATTGGATAATATTGATCGTATGATTACCATTATCCGTGAATCAGCTACAGATGCTATTGCTCAAAAAGCAATGATGGATGAATTCCAACTTTCGGACAAACAGTCACAAGCAATTTTGGATATGCGTTTGCGTCGTTTGACAGGTTTGGAACGTGACAAGATTGAAAATGAATATCAAGAGTTAATCGCTTTGATAGCCGATTTGGCAGATATTTTGGCTAAACCAGAACGTGTTAAAGCTATTATTCGTGAAGAATTGGGCGAAATCAAGCGTAAGTTTGCAGATGCGCGTCGTACAGAACTTTTGGTCGGTGAGGTACTGAATCTCGAAGATGAAGACCTTATTGAGGAAGAAGATGTCTTGATTACACTTTCTAATAAGGGTTATATCAAGCGCCTTAGTAACGATGAGTTCCGTGCGCAAAAACGTGGCGGACGTGGTGTGCAAGGGATGAACATGACAGATGATGATTTTGTACAACATCTCGTTTCATCAAGTACTCATGACAATCTGCTCTTCTTTACAAATCAAGGTCGCGTTTATCGTATGAAAGGGTATGAAATCCCAGAGTACGGACGTGCAGCCAAAGGTCTTCCTATCGTTAACCTGTTAAAACTTGATGAAGGTGAAAAGATTCAAACCGTAATTAATGTTGTTAAATCCGATGAAGAGCGTTATCTGTTCTTCACGACACGCAATGGTTTAGTGAAACGTACAAATACAAAACAATTTGCTAATATTCGTACGAATGGACTAAAAGCGCTCAATCTTCGTGATGGGGATGAACTTATTAACGTTCTTTTGACTTCCGGTGATGAAAATATCATTATTGGGACGCATAATGGATTCTCAGTGCGTTTCCGAGAATCAGTCGTACGTGATATGGGACGTTCTGCTACAGGTGTTAAGGGTGTAAGCCTTCGTGAAGGTGACTTTGTAGTAGGTACAGCCACTGTCTATGATGAGCAAGAAGTTCTTGTTATTTCGGAAAAAGGTCTGGGTAAACGCACAATTGCAAGTGAATATCCAACTAAAGGCCGTGGTGGTAAAGGTATCAAAGTGATGAATGTTACTGAACGTACAGGTAAACTTGCTGGTTTAACTGCGATTAACGGTAACGAAGACATTATGGTCATCACAGATACTGGTGTTGTGATTCGTACAAGTGTCGAAAATATTTCACAAACAGGCCGTGCAGCACAAGGTGTGAAGATTATGCGTTTAGATGATGAAGCACAGATTGTAACCTTTGCGCTTGTTGAACCTGAGGCAGAAGATGATGAAGAATTAAATGAAGCAGAAACTGTTTCAAATACCGAAGAGTAAAATGAAAAAAATATTTATATTCTTAACGACAGCTGTCAGTATCTTTTTACTGGCAGCTTGTAGTTCAAATAAGGACACTCGCCAACTTTTGGAAGAGCCCATAAAAAAAGATGCCACAACAATGGGAACTTACATTCAAGTGACTGTTTATGATCC
This window encodes:
- the nrdE gene encoding class 1b ribonucleoside-diphosphate reductase subunit alpha, translated to MSLKNLEDVTYFTLNNQINIPVNGSIPLAKDKEAIAAFFKENVEPNTFTKDTYAEKIAALLEEDYLEEAFISKYEMRFIEELHQELLDFGFHFDSFMAAYKFYNQYAMKNNEGTLYLENFEDRVLMNALYMADGDTKLARNLAFAMLNRRYQPATPTFLNAGRKRRGEFVSCFLLQLTDDMNSIGRTINSALQLSKNGGGVGLNLTNLRGAGAPIKGYDGVAAGVVPVMKLFEDSFSYANQLGQRQGAGVVYLSIFHPDIMEFLSTKKENADEKIRVKTLSLGVTVPDKFYELAAKGEDMYLFEPYFVEKEYGMPFAHVDITAEYDNMLANDKIRKIKISARELEQELSKLQQESGYPYIVNVDTVNKANPVDGVISMSNLCSEILQVQTPSVLNDDQTYSTLGTDVACNLGSTNVMNMMTSGDDFGSSIESMVRALTFISETSNLDSVPTVRKGNDEMRAIGLGAMGLHSFLAKNHIHYDSKAAVDFTSVYFMLLNYYTLVASNTLAVERQTTFKDFDKSAYADGSYFDKYLEHDYFAAVPAEIQELFAGIAVPGPAEWAALKEKVMQSGLYNSYRMAVAPNGSISYINDCSSSIHPIVNRIEERQEKKVGKIYYPAAGLSTDTIPYYKSAYDTDMRAVIDVYAAATEHVDQGLSMTLFMRSTLPEGLYEWKVTNNKMTTRDLSILRNYAYNKGIKTIYYVRTFTDDEDEVGANQCESCVV
- the nrdI gene encoding class Ib ribonucleoside-diphosphate reductase assembly flavoprotein NrdI, giving the protein MKLIYFSITGQTRRFANKTNLNHEEILPNDPEFEVNEDFLLVVPSYADETPGAERSMDIMDPVFEFMAYADNARYCKGIIGTGNRNFAFLYIFTAKQLSAQFQIPIVYDFEFNGTPSDVAAVEEIAARLDSGANISLK
- the nrdH gene encoding glutaredoxin-like protein NrdH, producing the protein MVTVYSKNNCMQCKMVKKWLTEHTVNFEEINIDEKPEFIQTVLDMGYRAAPVVVKGDVSFSGFNPSELAKLA
- the plsY gene encoding glycerol-3-phosphate 1-O-acyltransferase PlsY, which translates into the protein MTTIILLILAYLIGAIPAGLWIGKIFFKKDLHDYGSGNTGTTNTFRILGKKAGIIVFTFDLLKGTLATLLPLIFHVHGISPLIFGLLAVVGHTISIFDKFKGGKAVATSAGVILGFNPLFLLYLAVVFFLVLYLFSMISLSSILGAVAALIGVLIFPYFHFIVPDYDPLFSLIILALASIIIIRHKSNIKRIKNKEESLVPFGLNLSKQHNI
- the parE gene encoding DNA topoisomerase IV subunit B, with the translated sequence MVDINNYDDSAIQVLEGLDAVRKRPGMYIGSTDSTGLHHLIWEIVDNAVDEALSGFGTKIAVTLNKDGSVTVEDEGRGMPVGMHVTGKPTVEVIFTVLHAGGKFGQGGYKTSGGLHGVGSSVVNALSSWLEVEITRDGAVYRQRFEHGGHPVTTLEKVGKAAKSKTGTKVTFMPDTTIFSTIEFKYQTIFERLNESAFLLKDVTLSLTDNRGEEEVRDEFHYENGVQDFVNYLNEDKDTLTPILYFAGEQDAFQVEVALQYNDGYSENILSFVNNVRTKDGGTHEAGLKTALTKAMNDYARKTGLLKDKDKNLEGSDYREGLTAVLSILVPEEYLQFEGQTKDKLGSPLARPAVDALVSEKLTFYLLENGELAQNLIRKAIKAREAREAARKAREESRTGKKNKKDKGLLSGKLTPAQTKNPNKNELYLVEGDSAGGSAKQGRDRKFQAILPLRGKVINTEKAKMQDILKNEEINTMIYTIGAGVGADFTLADRNYDKVIIMTDADTDGAHIQTLLLTFFYRYMKPLLENGHIYIALPPLYKMSQGKGKKEKIAYAWTDGELEELRQSFGKGATLQRYKGLGEMNADQLWETTMNPETRTLIQVTIDDAAQAEKRVSVLMGDKVEPRRKWIENNVKFTLEENTIF
- a CDS encoding PolC-type DNA polymerase III, which codes for MVQHYVVFDFETTGLSPQKNEIIQIGAVKYDEMHQEIDRFNQLIKPTRSYLPTKISELTGIWPSALLNQPVLAEVLPDFIAFSSDSLMVAHNAPFDVSFLYQAIVDCELGDTPHFKVYDTLSEAKKLLQMPNYKLETFKDVLGIELRSHDALNDSLITAKLYQYLQEVSQPPKPKPIPTDSLQLDLFGEVDTTITDELRRKLNLPITKDLVYYRKDITRNWQKFEVTGLAITAAYSTGYSLTATLYNNEKVTIHSDFLKEMQKANFINEIGKEG
- a CDS encoding GNAT family N-acetyltransferase, which produces MAWKIKNFEELTRTELYKILAVRSEVFVVEQECAYQDVDGKDQKSLHLWLEDSAGVVQAYCRILPSGLSYPEASIGRVLVKESQRGKGTARKMLEQALDFLANAWREPSVRIEAQYYLRQFYASFGFIEDSEPFLEDGIKHVEMILDLKKFAS
- the parC gene encoding DNA topoisomerase IV subunit A: MSNIQTLPLEDIMGERFGRYSKYIIQERALPDIRDGLKPVQRRILYSMNKDGNTFDKSYRKSAKSVGNVMGNFHPHGDSSIYDAMIRLSQDWKMLEPLIEMHGNNGSMDGDPPAAMRYTEARLSEISSYLLKDIEKDTVAHAWNFDDTEKEPTVLPANFPNLLVNGSTGISAGYATDIPPHNLGEVIDATVYMIDHPKADVDKIMTFMPGPDFPTGAIIQGRSEIKRAYETGKGRIAVRSKVEIEKLKGGREQLIVTEIPYEINKATLVKRIDDVRVNAKVPGISEVRDESDREGLRIAIELKKEANSQLVLNYLYKNTDLQINYNFNMVAIDNMTPRQVGVLPVLRAYIAHRQDVIVKRSKFDLSKAEKRLHLVEGLIRMVSILDEVVALIRASENKSDAKENLKISYAFSEEQAEAIVTLQLYRLTNTDIVTLENEQAELEAKILELRAIINDERTLFNLMKRELREVKKKFGKARHSELQDKVETIEIEAQQLIAEEETVVSVTRGGYIKRTSPRSFGSSNVEEVGKREDDELIFVKAGARTTQHLLMFTSLGNVIYRPVHELSDVRWKDIGEHISQTLNNFASNEEILFAQVLDNFDSAMNYMVATAAGQIKQVELSSFSPWRTYRSKSMVYAKLKGEKDGIVAIEPITKGDADVMLVSANGYALRFNVSEIPVVGAKAAGVKAMNLKAGDSVKAAFFVQTDSWYLLTQRGFIKRVKSDDIPETSRANRGLQVLRPLKNNPHTVFGAGSVINTGKVPLSETVDLFSPAEVENTTDDKSQILEVISDLGKVYLTELTDLNLSDRASNGHPLAEDISRVIEAKIK